The following are encoded together in the Rhizobium brockwellii genome:
- a CDS encoding universal stress protein, protein MKQHLFLPLLTYPDATSEFMIANAVALAHHVQATLTVCAVEITVPDVSNALSSLIIDAAKMARDAGALSRKRASALTRMAVDAAKAACVDLRTREIKTTEPFVVDALAEASRAYDLVLLESAGISCPIVGAVLFASGRPLILYPSAPFGGRMDHVAIAWDGSRAAARAAHDASIFLERASKVCLLSVIDEKPMKYETGDYLIENLLNSGVVAEATRVRARGEPVGTVLQSKAFELRADLLVMGGFGHSRLREFVLGGATQAVLTNINLPILLSH, encoded by the coding sequence ATGAAGCAACACCTCTTTCTTCCACTCCTCACCTATCCGGATGCGACGTCGGAGTTCATGATTGCCAACGCCGTCGCACTTGCGCACCACGTGCAGGCGACGCTTACCGTCTGTGCGGTGGAGATTACCGTTCCCGACGTTTCCAATGCCCTGTCGTCGCTGATCATCGATGCGGCGAAGATGGCGCGGGATGCCGGGGCGCTCAGTCGCAAGCGTGCCTCGGCGCTGACTCGGATGGCGGTCGATGCGGCAAAAGCTGCTTGCGTGGATCTACGCACGCGCGAGATCAAGACTACGGAGCCTTTCGTCGTCGACGCGCTCGCGGAAGCATCGCGCGCCTACGATCTCGTGCTGCTGGAATCAGCCGGGATCTCCTGTCCGATCGTAGGGGCGGTGTTATTTGCATCCGGTCGGCCGCTCATCCTGTATCCGTCTGCACCTTTCGGTGGCCGAATGGATCATGTCGCCATCGCCTGGGATGGCAGCCGCGCTGCCGCACGGGCGGCACATGATGCCTCGATTTTCCTGGAGCGGGCTTCCAAGGTCTGCCTGCTTTCGGTCATCGACGAGAAGCCCATGAAATACGAGACGGGCGATTATCTCATCGAGAATCTGCTGAACAGCGGCGTAGTCGCGGAGGCGACACGCGTGCGCGCGCGCGGCGAACCGGTCGGAACGGTGCTGCAGTCCAAGGCCTTCGAGTTGCGAGCAGACCTTCTCGTCATGGGCGGTTTCGGCCATTCGCGTCTGCGCGAATTCGTGCTCGGCGGCGCTACCCAAGCGGTGCTGACCAATATCAATCTGCCGATCCTACTGTCGCATTGA